The following coding sequences are from one Musa acuminata AAA Group cultivar baxijiao chromosome BXJ1-6, Cavendish_Baxijiao_AAA, whole genome shotgun sequence window:
- the LOC135677821 gene encoding senescence-specific cysteine protease SAG39-like yields the protein MPSSLYIIAISAVSSPTESLRSLPSFLPSPNQYNIMTSANRLCFLFAFIVLGFRASGVACRRTAADMAMSLRHERWMAQHGRVYRDAAEKDRRFQIFKRNVEYVNTVNDAHRKYKLRINRYADLTNDEFKASYGGFRPTPTKAAPTFRYENETIVPPTVDWRSRGAVTPVKNQGECGCCWAFSAVAAAEGIIKLKTGKLIPLSVQELIDCSVYGEDRGCNGGAVEDAFEFIISNGGLTTDANYPYTASDGTCDAVKSSSKEATISGYESVPGIGEPSLLKAVARQPVSVAIDAGGPEFQFYSSGVFTGKCGTNLDHGVTVVGYGTTADGTQYWLVKNSWGASWGESGYMRMQRGAAGAPEGLCGIAMYASYPTV from the exons ATGCCCTCCTCGCTCTATATAATCGCCATCTCCGCAGTGTCATCGCCTACCGAATCACTTCgctctcttccttccttccttccttctccgAACCAGTATAACATCATGACATCGGCAAATCGCCTGTGTTTCTTGTTTGCCTTCATTGTGTTAGGTTTCAGGGCGTCCGGTGTCGCTTGCCGCCGCACCGCTGCAGACATGGCCATGTCCCTCAGGCACGAGCGGTGGATGGCGCAGCACGGGCGCGTGTACAGGGACGCAGCGGAGAAGGACCGCCGGTTCCAGATCTTCAAACGCAACGTCGAGTACGTAAACACCGTCAACGACGCCCACCGCAAGTACAAGCTCCGCATCAACCGGTATGCTGACCTAACGAACGATGAGTTCAAGGCTTCGTACGGTGGATTCAGGCCGACGCCTACGAAGGCGGCTCCAACCTTCAGATACGAGAACGAGACGATCGTGCCTCCCACCGTGGACTGGAGGAGTAGGGGAGCAGTGACGCCTGTCAAGAATCAAGGAGAATGCG GATGCTGTTGGGCCTTCTCGGCTGTAGCCGCAGCAGAAGGCATCATCAAGCTCAAAACCGGAAAGCTGATCCCTTTGTCGGTACAAGAACTCATAGACTGCAGCGTCTACGGCGAGGACCGAGGATGCAATGGGGGCGCAGTCGAGGATGCCTTCGAGTTCATCATCAGCAACGGCGGGTTGACGACCGACGCAAACTACCCTTACACAGCATCCGACGGCACCTGCGACGCCGTCAAGTCATCCTCCAAAGAAGCCACCATAAGCGGGTATGAGAGCGTGCCGGGGATCGGTGAGCCGTCGCTGCTGAAGGCAGTAGCACGCCAGCCCGTCTCAGTCGCCATCGACGCCGGCGGACCGGAGTTCCAGTTCTACTCGAGTGGCGTGTTCACGGGCAAGTGCGGCACCAACCTAGATCATGGAGTGACCGTCGTCGGCTACGGTACGACGGCCGATGGAACTCAGTACTGGCTCGTGAAGAACTCATGGGGTGCGTCGTGGGGCGAGAGTGGGTACATGAGGATGCAGAGAGGTGCTGCTGGTGCACCGGAAGGGCTCTGCGGCATTGCTATGTACGCTTCTTATCCAACCGTGTGA